One genomic segment of Planctomycetaceae bacterium includes these proteins:
- a CDS encoding alkaline phosphatase — protein GGYDASAGGTTPWADPADVGYLIGQPAEGNPKHAYTDSSSSATSMTAGIKTYNNGVNVGPGGEQVSTIAHELQEQGRAVGAVSSVPISHATPAAAYAHNVTRNDYQDISRDMLGLPSIAHPDHPLSGMDVVIGGGFGTKGDEGRAQGSNYEPGNIYLADSDLRRVDVRHGGQYAVAVRTHGKDGSRLLRDAARTAREGGHRLLGFFGMGAYNGHLPFQTADGSYDPVPGNGKKAETLTPADVSENPTLADMTEAAISVLKTNPNGFWLMVEAGDVDWANHDNNIDNSIGAVNSGDDAIRTITDWVERHSNWNESLVIVTADHGHMLQLTRPELLIDGTSP, from the coding sequence CGGCGGCTACGACGCTTCCGCCGGCGGAACCACGCCGTGGGCTGATCCCGCCGACGTCGGATATCTCATCGGACAGCCGGCGGAGGGAAACCCAAAGCACGCTTACACGGATTCTTCATCGTCCGCCACCAGCATGACCGCGGGCATCAAGACCTATAACAATGGCGTGAACGTCGGTCCCGGCGGAGAACAGGTATCGACGATCGCTCACGAACTGCAGGAGCAGGGCCGGGCCGTCGGTGCTGTTTCGTCCGTACCCATCAGTCATGCCACACCGGCGGCAGCCTATGCCCACAACGTGACACGGAACGACTACCAGGACATTTCCCGAGACATGCTGGGACTGCCCTCGATCGCTCATCCGGATCATCCCCTGTCCGGAATGGACGTCGTGATCGGCGGCGGATTTGGCACGAAAGGCGATGAAGGCAGGGCACAGGGCTCCAACTACGAACCCGGAAACATCTACCTGGCGGACAGCGATCTGCGTCGCGTCGACGTCAGACACGGCGGGCAGTATGCCGTGGCTGTTCGAACTCACGGGAAAGACGGCAGCCGGCTGCTGCGGGATGCCGCACGCACAGCTCGAGAAGGTGGCCATCGACTGCTGGGGTTCTTCGGCATGGGAGCCTACAACGGCCACCTGCCCTTTCAGACAGCAGACGGCAGTTATGACCCGGTCCCCGGAAACGGCAAGAAAGCAGAGACACTGACGCCGGCAGATGTCTCTGAAAACCCGACGCTGGCGGATATGACGGAAGCAGCCATTTCCGTTCTGAAAACAAACCCCAACGGGTTCTGGCTGATGGTGGAAGCCGGCGACGTCGACTGGGCCAACCACGACAACAACATCGACAACAGTATCGGAGCCGTCAACAGCGGCGACGACGCGATCCGGACGATCACCGACTGGGTGGAACGTCACAGCAACTGGAACGAATCGCTGGTGATCGTCACCGCGGACCACGGCCATATGCTGCAGTTGACCAGGCCCGAACTGCTGATCGACGGCACGTCTCCGTAG
- a CDS encoding zinc-dependent alcohol dehydrogenase family protein, with protein sequence MKAAVFEKFQKPLTVRDVTDPRPQADSAIIRVQACGICRSDWHGWMGHDSDVRLPHVPGHELAGTIAEVGSAVRNWHIGDRVTTPFCCGCGTCRQCVTGNSQICDRYTQPGFTHWGAFAELVEIRHADVNLVALPESIEDVTAASLGCRFATAFRAIVDQGRVRGGEVVAVHGCGGVGLSAVMIAAAVGARVIGVDVDPARLNLASQCGADAVLNAAETPDVIAAIRELTDGGAHVSLDALGSRATCFNSVKCLRKRGRHVQVGLTLGSDSDPAVPMSDVIAGELEIFGSHGMPSADYPAMLQMIQRKALQPQRLIGDLVSLSEAAALLPRMNEFPGTGVIVIDRFS encoded by the coding sequence ATGAAGGCCGCCGTCTTCGAAAAATTCCAGAAACCTCTGACGGTCCGCGACGTCACTGATCCACGGCCTCAAGCGGATTCAGCGATCATCCGGGTGCAAGCGTGCGGAATCTGTCGCAGTGACTGGCACGGATGGATGGGGCACGACAGCGATGTCCGGCTGCCGCATGTTCCGGGACATGAACTTGCCGGCACCATCGCGGAAGTCGGCAGTGCTGTCCGAAACTGGCATATTGGCGATCGTGTCACGACGCCCTTTTGCTGCGGCTGCGGAACGTGCCGCCAATGTGTCACCGGCAATTCACAGATTTGCGATCGCTACACGCAGCCGGGCTTTACGCATTGGGGCGCGTTTGCGGAACTTGTCGAAATCCGGCACGCTGACGTCAATCTGGTGGCACTTCCGGAATCGATTGAAGATGTCACGGCTGCCAGTCTCGGCTGCCGATTCGCCACGGCATTTCGGGCAATCGTGGACCAGGGACGCGTCCGCGGCGGCGAGGTTGTCGCGGTCCACGGCTGCGGAGGAGTCGGGTTGTCTGCGGTCATGATCGCGGCTGCCGTCGGGGCACGCGTGATCGGTGTTGACGTCGATCCGGCTCGGCTGAACCTGGCAAGTCAGTGCGGCGCGGACGCCGTGCTGAATGCCGCGGAAACGCCGGACGTCATCGCCGCCATTCGTGAATTGACAGACGGCGGAGCACACGTCTCGCTGGATGCACTCGGCAGTCGCGCGACGTGTTTCAATTCGGTGAAATGCCTTCGGAAGCGCGGCCGCCATGTTCAGGTCGGACTCACGCTGGGAAGCGATTCAGACCCTGCCGTCCCGATGAGCGACGTCATTGCTGGAGAACTGGAGATCTTCGGAAGCCACGGAATGCCGTCAGCCGACTACCCCGCCATGCTGCAGATGATTCAGCGAAAAGCGCTGCAGCCGCAACGACTGATCGGTGACCTTGTCTCACTAAGCGAAGCCGCCGCGCTGCTGCCGCGAATGAATGAATTCCCCGGCACGGGCGTGATCGTGATCGATCGCTTTTCCTGA